Proteins found in one Bicyclus anynana chromosome 26, ilBicAnyn1.1, whole genome shotgun sequence genomic segment:
- the LOC112049363 gene encoding uncharacterized protein LOC112049363 produces MAIKICCFLLTTLHLASGSNDGLSSFQLLARLSFPTVETKPYNMPSTKEIDPKRSYADEKFEKLMEYTNYMSARIKEPHNPTERNQILESSQKKLFAFIDTHIKDLKRLLFETDMALMSMVLLKLNKKMDTSEAKIKSTQAKIPFGLYTSPEFKCLGTSYYIASPHNQEDVQMILSSERKPHCYTFRGAFAFSGFYHRHSETTYVGPHAEQFQAKDPSQGLYCHSDDSWSDAQCIYKINPREEFPESVEYEPKVSYWCGPYRYFIPATTDVRCIFSIFSMNFILRFGYDGVTYKSSDLSFMYQNGQVFYTDEPWAGMSCWNWACKWRHNQNQRSNEFFVN; encoded by the exons ATGGCGATTAAAATATGTTGTTTT TTGTTAACAACGCTACACTTGGCCTCAGGCAGCAACGATGGCTTATCGTCGTTTCAACTA CTTGCGCGGCTTTCATTCCCTACTGTGGAAACT aaacCATACAACATGCCGAGCACGAAGGAGATAGATCCCAAACGTAGCTATGCCGACGAGAAATTCGAGAAATTGATGGAGTACACGAATTATATGAGCGCGCGAATAAAGGAGCCACACAATCCG ACTGAGCGTAACCAGATCTTGGAGTCGTCTCAAAAGAAGCTGTTCGCATTCATAGACACCCACATAAAGGACTTGAAGCGGCTGCTCTTCGAAACAGACATGGCACTAATGTCGATGGTACTGCTAAAACTGAACAAGAAAATGGATACTTCGGAGGCGAAGATAAAATCGACGCAGGCGAAAATACCATTCGGACTGTACACAAGCCCTG AGTTCAAATGCCTTGGCACATCGTACTACATCGCATCACCACATAACCAAGAAGACGTACAAATGATCCTGTCCAGCGAGAGGAAGCCACATTGCTACACGTTTAgag GGGCTTTCGCGTTTAGTGGATTTTACCACCGACACTCTGAGACCACTTACGTGGGACCCCACGCCGAGCAGTTCCAGGCCAAGGACCCTAGCCAAGGCCTGTATTGCCACTCAGACGATAGCTGGAGCGACGCACAGTGCATTTACAA AATAAACCCGAGAGAAGAGTTCCCGGAGTCGGTGGAGTACGAACCCAAAGTGTCGTACTGGTGCGGTCCGTACCGGTACTTCATCCCAGCTACCACAGACGTGAGATGTATCTTCTCCATATTCTCCATGAACTTCATACTACGGTTTGGATACGACGGCGTTACTTACAAGAGCTCAGACttgtcattt ATGTACCAGAACGGGCAGGTATTCTACACGGACGAGCCGTGGGCCGGCATGTCGTGCTGGAACTGGGCCTGCAAGTGGCGCCACAACCAGAACCAGCGCTCCAACGAGTTCTTCGTCAACTAG